A window of the Tripterygium wilfordii isolate XIE 37 chromosome 12, ASM1340144v1, whole genome shotgun sequence genome harbors these coding sequences:
- the LOC120010105 gene encoding NADH dehydrogenase [ubiquinone] 1 beta subcomplex subunit 2-like, with product MAGGHHGEGITYKGLTLHQPKRWHTVTGKGMCAVMWFWILYRAKQDGPVVLGWRHPWEGHGHDH from the exons ATGGCAGGAGGCCACCACGGAGAGGGCATCACGTATAAGGGCTTAACGTTGCATCAGCCTAAGCGTTGGCATACGGTCACCGGCAAGGGCATGTGCGCTGTCATGTG GTTTTGGATCCTCTACAGGGCCAAGCAAGATGGTCCGGTAGTACTG GGTTGGAGACACCCTTGGGAGGGCCATGGGCATGACCACTAG
- the LOC120010459 gene encoding uncharacterized protein LOC120010459, with translation MNQVTTELAKIKFLSQRSLVLKQSLSETLTRYYPLAGKIKDDRSIDCNDDGYKTGLIKQCNSVSVSPLQLILIWLQESTGRPQPRSTTMVVAEAWENWSHPWWPPRTAVGGVDVGYMVFIKDFLEFVSTRSEIINLSSQNPMESTVDGWGLIVVLRSRALLCRYVIVPNEGRRRNLNFCHKKKNKRRSMLRENLKALLSNGLCKNRSALGYTLRTFSIIDGPYFNLVEGCLTLIQSYQTQKNFTYDWIVRTRVDSYWNAQLGPENFIPGQYVVPSGSTYGGLNDRFGVGDLKTTSVALSRLSLVPVLDLAGFRRLNSETAFKAQLTTHGIPYLTNRFPFCIVTDRKYFFPRNRFGVPVAALSSPGPLSGAKCRPCRPVCRGSCVKAVMSRLRRSWSWTNWGNETLQLCNAHGEWERGWERVFDIVAGERFAAERKRVREMKLNECVSDFEEMQRRALNWNSPPAEEICKLGLET, from the exons ATGAACCAAGTCACAACAGAGCTTGCAAAAATTAAGTTCCTCTCTCAAAGATCGTTAGTGTTAAAACAGTCTCTGTCCGAAACACTAACTCGCTACTACCCCCTCGCGGGGAAGATTAAGGATGATCGTTCCATTGATTGTAATGACGATGGATACAAAACAGG GCTCATCAAGCAGTGCAACTCTGTCTCTGTTTCTCCTCTGCAACTTATACTGATATGGTTGCAAGAGAGTACCGGTAGACCCCAACCACGCAGCACCACCATGGTCGTTGCAGAGGCGTGGGAAAATTGGTCGCACCCTTGGTGGCCCCCGAGGACTGCCGTCGGGG GTGTAGATGTTGGGTACATGGTTTTCAttaaggattttcttgagtttgTGAGTACTAGatctgaaataattaatctgtcaa GTCAAAATCCAATGGAATCAACAGTTGATGGCTGGGGATTGATTGTGGTGCTCCG ATCAAGAGCTCTACTTTGCAGATATGTCATTGTCCCAaacgaaggaagaagaagaaatctcaATTTTTGtcacaagaagaagaataaacgcCGATCTATGTt GAGGGAGAACTTGAAGGCGTTATTGTCCAACGGACTGTGTAAGAACAGGTCTGCATTAGGGTACACCTTAAGAACATTTTCTATAATCGACGGCCCC TACTTTAATCTCGTGGAAGGATGCCTCACGCTGATTCAGTCATACCAGACACAGAAAAACTTCACTTACGACTGGATAGTCCGAACCCGAGTAGACAGTTACTGGAATGCGCAATTGGGCCCCGAGAACTTCATCCCGGGTCAATACGTTGTCCCTTCCGGATCCACCTACGGCGGTCTCAACGACCGCTTCGGTGTCGGCGACCTCAAGACCACCTCCGTAGCACTCTCTCGCCTCTCCCTTGTCCCAGTGCTGGACTTGGCCGGGTTCCGCCGACTGAACTCGGAGACCGCCTTTAAGGCCCAGCTCACTACACATGGAATACCTTACCTTACCAATCGCTTCCCCTTCTGCATCGTCACAGACCGTAAATACTTTTTCCCACGAAATCGATTCGGAGTGCCCGTTGCGGCATTGTCGAGTCCGGGTCCGTTAAGTGGGGCCAAATGTAGGCCGTGCAGGCCCGTGTGTCGAGGGTCTTGTGTGAAGGCTGTAATGTCAAGGCTTCGTAGAAGTTGGAGCTGGACAAATTGGGGGAATGAGACTCTACAGTTATGCAATGCACATGGAGAGTGGGAGAGAGGTTGGGAGAGGGTTTTTGACATTGTCGCGGGGGAGAGATTTGCGGCAGAGAGGAAGCGCGTGAGGGAGATGAAGTTGAACGAGTGTGTGAGTGATTTTGAGGAGATGCAGAGGCGGGCTTTGAACTGGAATTCTCCGCCGGCGGAGGAGATATGCAAGCTCGGTTTGGAAACGTAG
- the LOC120010104 gene encoding serine/threonine-protein kinase BSK1-like has protein sequence MGCCGSSLLRKPIPEDKVHQRQSHSNGKNNHAIPPANGGDTGGVGSSSVPTFAEFSLADLKAATNNFSPDFIVSESGEKAPNVVYKGRLQNQNNRRWIAVKKFTKLAWPDPKQFVDEAWGVGQLRHKWLANLIGYCCDGDERLLVAEYMPNDTLTKHLFHWENQTIEWAMRLRVALYIAEALDYCSSEGRPLYHDLNAYRVLFDESGDPRLSCFGLMKNSSDGKSYSTNLAYTPPEYLRNGRVTPESVTFSFGTVLLDLISGKHIPPSHALDMIRGKNILLLMDSHLEGNFSKEEATVVFDLASRCLQYEPRERPNAKDLVETLDPLQNKPEVPSHVMLGIQKHKEAPPTPQHPLSPMGDACSRMDLTAIHQILIMTHYKDDEGTNELSFQEWTQQMRDMLEARKRGDVAFRDKDFKTAIKCYSQFIDVGTMVSPTVYARRSICHLLCDQPDAALRDAMQAQCVYPDWSTAFYMQSVALAKLDMQKDAADMLNEAAALEEKRQRGGRGPS, from the exons ATGGGTTGTTGCGGGTCGTCCTTGTTAAGGAAACCAATCCCGGAAGACAAAGTTCACCAACGACAGAGCCACTCAAACGGAAAAAACAACCACGCTATTCCGCCAGCAAATGGTGGTGACACCGGAGGCGTCGGTTCCAGCAGTGTGCCCACATTTGCCGAGTTCTCGCTCGCCGATTTGAAGGCGGCCACTAACAATTTCAGCCCTGACTTTATTGTTTCTGAGAGCGGTGAGAAAGCCCCCAATGTCGTCTATAAGGGGCGTTTACAGAACCAGAACAATCGGCGCTGGATTGCCGTCAAGAAATTCACCAAATTGGCTTGGCCCGATCCCAAGCAGTTCGTT GACGAAGCGTGGGGTGTCGGGCAGTTGAGGCATAAGTGGCTTGCAAATTTGATAGGTTACTGCTGTGATGGCGACGAGAGGCTGTTGGTGGCGGAGTATATGCCCAACGACACCCTTACGAAACACCTTTTCCAct GGGAAAATCAAACAATAGAGTGGGCCATGCGTTTGAGAGTTGCCCTGTATATTGCTGAGGCTCTGGACTATTGTAGTTCTGAAGGTCGTCCATTGTACCATGACTTGAATGCATACAGGGTTCTCTTTGATGAG AGTGGAGATCCCCGGCTTTCGTGTTTTGGATTGATGAAAAATAGCAGTGATGGAAAAAGTTACAGCACCAACCTTGCTTATACACCGCCAGAGTATTTGAGAAATG GAAGGGTTACTCCTGAAAGTGTTACATTCAGCTTTGGGACTGTTCTATTGGATCTTATCAGTGGAAAGCATATCCCTCCTAGCCAT GCTCTTGATATGATAAGGGGTAAAAATATTCTTCTCTTAATGGATTCACATTTGGAGGGGAACTTCTCAAAAGAAGAGGCAACTGTAGTCTTTGATCTTGCCTCGAGATGCTTGCAGTATGAACCTAGGGAGCGGCCAAATGCCAAAGATCTTGTTGAAACACTTGATCCACTGCAAAATAAACCAGAA GTTCCATCCCATGTGATGTTGGGAATCCAAAAGCATAAGGAAGCACCACCTACTCCACAACATCCTCTTTCTCCGATGGGAGATGCCTGTTCGAGAATGGACCTCACAGCTATCCATCAGATATTGATAATGACACACTACAAGGATGATGAAGGAACAAATGAG TTATCTTTTCAAGAGTGGACTCAACAAATGAGAGACATGTTAGAGGCAAGGAAGCGTGGGGATGTTGCATTTCGTGACAAAGATTTCAAAACTGCTATAAAGTGTTATTCTCAG TTTATAGATGTCGGAACAATGGTCTCTCCAACCGTTTATGCACGGAGAAGTATTTGCCATCTCCTTTGTGATCAGCCGGATGCTGCTCTTCGTGATGCAATGCAAGCGCAATGCGTCTACCCTGATTGGTCCACAGCATTTTATATGCAATCTGTTGCCCTTGCCAAGCTGGACATGCAGAAGGATGCAGCCGATATGTTGAATGAGGCTGCTGCATTGGAAGAAAAGAGGCAAAGAGGTGGGAGAGGACCTTCATAA
- the LOC120010103 gene encoding ATP-dependent zinc metalloprotease FTSH, chloroplastic: MASTTTNPLLSSSFFGTRTLNSPPTPKTTKSRPFALPLKFQILNKKSSSDPSKSFQSQATLAALLFSSLTPQALAIDNNPSSPPTVITPAPVIEAQSTNTNNPFSQNMILQAPKPQSQAVSDLPEGSQWRYSEFLNAVKKGKVERVRFSKDGSALQLTAVDGRRASVIVPNDPDLIDILAMNGVDISVSEGDSGNGLFNFIGNLLFPILAFAGLFFLFRRAQGGPGGPGGLGGPMDFGRSKSKFQEVPETGVTFADVAGADQAKLELQEVVDFLKNPDKYTALGAKIPKGCLLVGPPGTGKTLLARAVAGEAGVPFFSCAASEFVELFVGVGASRVRDLFEKAKSKAPCIVFIDEIDAVGRQRGAGLGGGNDEREQTINQLLTEMDGFSGNSGVIVLAATNRPDVLDSALLRPGRFDRQVTVDRPDVAGRVKILQVHSRGKALAKDVDFDKIARRTPGFTGADLQNLMNEAAILAARRDLKEISKDEISDALERIIAGPEKKNAVVSDEKKRLVAYHEAGHALVGALMPEYDPVSKISIIPRGQAGGLTFFAPSEERLESGLYSRSYLENQMAVALGGRVAEEVIFGQDNVTTGASNDFMQVSRVARQMVERFGFSKKIGQVAIGGPGGNPFLGQQMSSQKDYSMATADIVDAEVRELVETAYTRAKQIVTTHIDILHKLAQLLIEKETVDGEEFMSLFIDGKAELYVA, translated from the exons ATGGCTTCAACAACTACAAATCCTCTGCTTTCTTCAAGCTTCTTTGGTACAAGAACCTTAAACTCTCCTCCGACGCCTAAAACCACCAAATCCAGACCCTTTGCGTTGCCATTAAAGTTCCAGATTTTAAACAAGAAATCTAGTTCAGACCCTTCAAAGAGCTTTCAATCCCAAGCCACTTTAGCTGCTTTGCTCTTCTCTTCATTGACGCCCCAAGCCCTAGCAATAGATAACAACCCATCGTCGCCGCCGACCGTCATAACCCCAGCTCCGGTGATCGAAGCCCAATCCACCAATACCAACAACCCCTTCTCTCAGAACATGATTCTTCAAGCACCGAAACCACAGTCCCAGGCTGTCTCTGACCTCCCGGAGGGCTCTCAATGGCGATACAGCGAGTTCCTCAACGCGGTCAAGAAGGGGAAGGTCGAGCGCGTCCGCTTCAGCAAGGACGGTTCTGCCCTCCAGCTTACCGCCGTCGATGGCCGCAGAGCCAGCGTCATCGTCCCTAACGACCCGGACCTCATTGACATCTTGGCCATGAACGGTGTCGATATTTCGGTCTCGGAGGGGGATTCCGGTAACGGACTATTCAATTTCATAGGAAACCTACTTTTCCCAATACTCGCTTTTGCTGGATTGTTCTTCCTCTTCCGACGTGCCCAAGGCGGCCCCGGAGGGCCCGGTGGACTGGGCGGACCCATGGATTTTGGAagatcaaaatccaaattccaaGAAGTTCCAGAAACTGGTGTGACATTTGCGGATGTAGCCGGAGCTGACCAGGCGAAGCTGGAACTGCAGGAGGTGGTCGATTTTCTAAAGAACCCGGACAAGTACACTGCATTGGGAGCTAAGATCCCGAAAGGATGTCTATTGGTAGGGCCACCGGGGACTGGCAAGACCCTTTTGGCGCGGGCCGTCGCCGGGGAAGCTGGAGTACCGTTTTTCTCCTGTGCAGCTTCCGAGTTCGTGGAGCTCTTTGTGGGTGTTGGGGCATCGAGAGTGAGAGACTTGTTTGAGAAGGCAAAATCGAAGGCCCCATgcattgtgttcattgatgagaTTGATGCGGTTGGGAGGCAGAGAGGAGCTGGTTTGGGAGGTGGAAACGACGAGAGAGAGCAAACTATCAATCAGCTATTGACGGAGATGGATGGGTTTTCAGGTAATTCTGGGGTTATAGTGTTGGCTGCTACAAACAGGCCTGATGTTCTTGATTCAGCTCTGTTGAGGCCTGGCAGGTTCGATAGGCAAGTCACTGTGGACAGGCCTGATGTTGCTGGTAGAGTCAAGATTCTTCAG GTTCACTCTAGAGGGAAAGCTCTTGCCAAGGATGTAGACTTCGATAAGATTGCTAGGAGAACCCCAGGTTTCACTGGGGCTGATTTACAGAATTTGATGAATGAAGCAGCCATACTTGCAGCCAGGCGTGACCTTAAGGAAATCAGCAAAGATGAGATATCGGATGCCCTTGAGAGGATCATTGCAGGACCAGAGAAGAAAAATGCTGTCGTCtctgatgaaaagaaaaggcTTGTTGCCTATCATG AAGCTGGGCATGCTTTAGTTGGAGCACTAATGCCCGAGTATGACCCTGTATCCAAGATATCCATCATTCCTCGTGGCCAAGCCGGTGGGCTCACCTTTTTTGCTCCAAGTGAAGAGAGGCTCGAGTCAGGGCTGTACAGCAGAAGCTATCTGGAGAATCAGATGGCTGTGGCACTTGGTGGCAG GGTAGCAGAAGAGGTCATCTTTGGTCAAGATAATGTGACAACGGGAGCATCTAATGATTTCATGCAAGTTTCTCGTGTGGCGAGACAAATGGTCGAGAGATTTGGTTTCAGCAAGAAGATCGGACAAGTTGCCATCGGTGGACCTGGTGGAAATCCATTCTTGGGTCAACAG ATGTCATCCCAAAAAGATTACTCCATGGCAACTGCTGATATTGTAGATGCAGAGGTAAGAGAGCTTGTAGAGACAGCATATACAAGAGCCAAGCAAATCGTCACAACCCATATCGACATTCTTCATAAGCTTGCTCAGCTGCTCATTGAGAAGGAAACTGTTGATGGTGAAGAATTCATGAGCCTCTTCATTGATGGAAAAGCTGAGTTATATGTTGCTTGA